In Polynucleobacter sp. AP-Ainpum-60-G11, one DNA window encodes the following:
- a CDS encoding YafY family protein, with product MSDMERLHRIKYMIQQRKCVPREDFLSELEISPATFKRDLEYLRSRMQASIVYDRFMGGYKFENSSSIERIEMPGLWFSEKEATALVLMQHLLSSLDQGGLIGPHIEPLTAIIDGILGQSEATAKELRKRIKVIGMGSRKNSIENFSEIGAALLKRNRLEITYHSRGKDENTAREISPQRLIYYRENWYLDAYCHLRNGLRSFSVDGIQSAVLTNKKAQEVSEKECQEHFAESYGIFSGKATQRAKLRFTPEHARWVSGEHWHGQQVGSFDKEGYYNLEFDYNLDPELVMDILKHGSGVEVIGPASLKARVKTELGKALGNYQ from the coding sequence ATGAGCGATATGGAGCGTTTGCACCGTATTAAGTACATGATTCAGCAGCGTAAATGCGTGCCTCGCGAGGATTTCTTATCCGAGCTAGAGATCTCCCCCGCTACCTTTAAGCGAGATCTGGAGTATCTGCGTAGCCGTATGCAGGCATCTATTGTTTATGACCGCTTTATGGGTGGATATAAGTTTGAGAATTCCTCCTCGATCGAGAGAATTGAGATGCCAGGACTCTGGTTCTCCGAGAAAGAAGCTACGGCATTAGTACTGATGCAACACTTACTCTCCTCCCTCGATCAAGGCGGCTTGATTGGCCCCCATATCGAGCCACTTACAGCCATCATTGATGGCATCTTGGGTCAAAGTGAGGCTACAGCCAAAGAACTACGCAAACGCATCAAAGTAATTGGCATGGGTTCACGCAAAAACTCCATTGAAAACTTTTCAGAAATTGGTGCAGCTCTTCTGAAACGTAATCGTCTGGAGATCACCTACCACTCTAGAGGCAAAGACGAGAACACTGCCCGTGAAATCTCCCCGCAACGATTAATCTATTACCGCGAGAACTGGTACCTCGATGCGTATTGCCACCTACGCAATGGTTTGCGGAGCTTTTCTGTAGATGGCATTCAGAGTGCGGTACTTACCAATAAGAAAGCTCAGGAGGTTTCTGAAAAAGAATGTCAGGAACACTTTGCCGAAAGCTACGGCATCTTCTCAGGCAAGGCAACACAAAGAGCTAAGCTACGCTTTACTCCGGAACATGCAAGGTGGGTATCAGGCGAGCATTGGCATGGCCAACAAGTTGGTAGCTTTGATAAAGAGGGGTATTACAACCTGGAGTTTGATTACAACCTAGATCCCGAGTTAGTCATGGATATCCTGAAGCATGGATCTGGCGTTGAGGTCATTGGTCCAGCTAGCCTCAAGGCAAGGGTGAAGACAGAACTTGGGAAGGCGCTGGGAAATTACCAATAG
- a CDS encoding DUF3293 domain-containing protein, whose product MSDLSRTISPELIRAYRAAIYVVYGDGGDIVLKVDEANPDLTALMKKHGITSAALITAFNPHSILSTAEENVRNHNALIADIHALGLKNIAAEGSDPSHVWSSEPSVLVLGIPLDDAEHMADKYKQNAFLWIPSNDGFVSLNLRHPVGGSIVEN is encoded by the coding sequence ATGAGTGATCTGAGCCGCACGATTTCCCCTGAATTAATTAGAGCCTATCGTGCGGCCATCTATGTAGTTTATGGCGATGGAGGGGATATTGTTCTCAAGGTTGATGAGGCTAATCCGGACTTAACTGCTTTGATGAAGAAGCATGGGATAACCAGTGCCGCATTGATCACGGCATTTAATCCCCATAGCATTCTTTCGACTGCGGAAGAGAATGTCCGCAATCACAATGCATTGATTGCCGACATCCATGCTCTTGGGTTAAAAAATATTGCTGCAGAGGGTAGTGATCCATCTCATGTTTGGTCTAGTGAGCCCAGCGTTCTAGTCTTGGGAATACCTTTAGATGATGCAGAGCATATGGCAGATAAATATAAGCAAAATGCATTCTTATGGATCCCAAGCAATGATGGCTTCGTGAGTCTAAATTTACGGCATCCTGTTGGAGGCTCAATCGTTGAAAACTGA